In the Nitrospirota bacterium genome, CCGATTACTGGACTGTGCCTACAAGTGATGCTGCTGATGTGGTGGCAGGGGAGGGTGGAGTGGTGGATGAGGAATCAATAAGAAAACTTGAGAGCCAGATGAAAGAAGCCGCTAAAATACTTGATTTTGAACGTGCCGCCTTATTAAGAGATAAAATAAAAAATCTCAGGTCAATGTAGTATAATATTGTTGTCTTGGATAAAGTCAGTTTAATGAAAAGATGTCTTAGGCTTGCGGCAAGGGCGGTTGGTAAGACAAGTCCAAATCCTATGGTTGGGGCCTTGCTGTACAAAGATGGGAGAGTAATAGCTGAGGCTTATCACAAAAAGGCTGGCACTCCTCACGCCGAACCTCTGGCAATTGACAAGGCTGGTGAGCAGGCAAGGGGCTCTACACTTTTTGTAACTCTTGAACCATGCTGCCACACTGGCAAACGAACCCCCCCCTGTACGGAGCGTATAATATCGGCAGGAATCAAAGATGTCTGCATTGCCATGCTTGACCCTAACCCTAAAGTGGCTGGAAACGGAGTCAGGATTTTAAACAATCATGGCATAAAGACAGAGGTGGGGATTGTCAAAGAGCAGGCTCTGGCACTCAATGAGTTCTACATAAAGTATATAACCACGGGGTTGCCATTTGTGATTCTGAAATCCGCAATGACGCTGGATGGTAAAACGGCGACACCGGATGGTGTTTCAAAATGGATAAGCTCTGAAAAATCCCGTTACATTGTGCACAGACTGAGAAGTTCCGTTGATGCAGTTGTAACGGCAATAGGCACCGTAAAGGCAGACAATCCGAGACTGACAGCCCGCATAAAAGGGGGTAAGAATCCGATAAGAGTCGTGATTGACCCACAGTTTGAGACTCCGCCGGATTTTAATGTTATGGCCACTCCTCCAAAAACAATTTTTGTCACTCGTACGGGGGGAATACCGGAGACAAGGCCACAGGGTGATATAGATTACTTGTGTTATGAAAGCAGCAAGGTGGATATGAGCTGGCTTATGGCAGAGCTCGGCAGACGGGAGATTACGTCGGTTCTGATAGAGGGAGGATCATCGCTTGCAGGGTATGCGGTAAGTGCCGGGGTGGTTGATAAGATAATGGTTTTTGTTGCTCCTAAAATAGTTGGCGGCCCGGGAGTTTATACCCCTGTTGGAGGAAAGACCTTTCTTCCTCTTGACGTTGCCCATCAGATTTACGGTATAAAATCTAAAAAAATTGGAACAGATTTGCTAATAGAAGGATATTTCAATAAAAAACTATAAAATACGGTTTATACTGCTGTGCAGCCTCTTTATATTTTATACATGTTTTGTATAAAATAATGTTAACTTAACATAACAAAGAAGAATATGAAAAAAGAACTTTTTGCTGATAGCGCTATAGACCCTTATTTAAACAGGACACGTGTGCTTTACGTGGAGGATGAGGACATGATAAGAGAAAGCATGATCCGAATTCTGAAGCGGCGTATACACACTATCTTTGCTGGCGCTGACGGGCAAGAAGGGCTTGAGCTTTTTAAAAAGCATAATCCGGATATAGTGATTACTGATATAAGAATGCCTCATATGAGCGGCATAGAGATGGCACAGGGTATCCGGGAGATAGACGAGGATGTGCCTGTTATATTGACCACAGCCTACAATGATGAGGATTTTTTTCTAAAGGCTATAGAGATAGGTGTCGTCAAATACATAAAAAAACCAATAAACAGCTCTGACCTCTTTTCTGTTTTAGTTAAGGTAGCAAAAAGCATATCTCAGCAAAAAGAGATAGACGCTAAAAACGAATTTATTAAAACAATCCTTGATAACAATCCTGCATTTTTATTGATAACAGATGAAGCAGACATTTTTTTTATGAACAAGTCGTTTCTATATTTTCTGGGTTACGACACTTTTGATGAGTTTAAGAGTAATGGGCTTAACATAAACAGGTTCTTAGTGGTAAAGGATGATGCCTTCTATAAAAATAAATCCTTTACGGAGTGGATAACTGAGGTGATTCACGGAAAAGAGAAACAGTACATACTGTATCTGGCTGGAAAAGAACAGCTTAGGAGCGAGGCAGGAGCGTATCTAATAAGCGCCACTCAAATACCTGAGATTCAACATACAGACCGGTATCTGATAACTTTTACCGACATATCGGGCATAGAGAGTGAAAGAAGGCGGTTTCAGGACATGGCTTGTAAAGACCCGCTGACATCCATATTTAACAGGAAAAAATTTGAAGACGAAATTGAAAAAGAGATATTACGTACCGAAAGGTATAAGACTAATTTAACTATGATGATTTTTGATATAGACCACTTTAAATCAATAAATGACACTTACGGACATCAGGCAGGGGATGCTGTCTTGAGGGAACTAACAGAGATAGTGTCGGCACATGTCAGGAAAACCGATATATTTGCGCGTTACGGAGGCGAGGAGTTTGTAGTGATAACGCCGGAAACTACTTTGACAGGGGCAACAGAGCTTGCAGAAAAGCTTCGGGAGTTGATTCAGAACAACAAATTTTCCCACGGCGGACATGTTACATGCAGCTTTGGCGTTTCTGAGTACATGGGTTCGGAGTCCTCACATACGTTTATAAAGAAGGCTGACTATGCACTCTACATTGCAAAGAATAATGGCAGAAACCGCGTTCAATTTGTGGAAAAGGAACATTCACTAGTTTTTAACCTGCCGTTTTAAGTGTCCAGGCATTCGTGCAGGGATGGAATCAATTTAGAGCAAAGCATCTCTATTTGTAGTTAATCTGAATTGAAGTAAATAATTAAAATCCCAAATAAGGAAAGAATCGTCATCATTATAAGTGAGGGATTAACATGATCTGAGGTTCTTTTTACTCTGAAAGCATTCATGCCGAGACCAAATAATGATGCTAGAAGGGTTGCATTAAGTGAAATATACGCATTTAGTATCAAATCAGGGTCCCAAAACAGACGAGCATGATGGCGAACACCGTTAGGATCAAATATTGTGGGCTGCTCCGGCATCGCCCTGCTTATATATCCAAGGGTTAACACAAACAAGATCCAGCAAACCGCAGAAATAATTTTCATAGCACTTTTAATGTTGTCCCTGCGTTTACGCCTGTGCACCGCCTTTGGTTCGATGTTCAATTCCATATGACCGCCTCCGCCTCCTGTCGTATGGGTTTTAAATCACATCGCTATAAGCTAACCAACAATACTGTAGTTATATTCTAACAAATATATTGCAAAATGGCAAGCATTTTTTTACCCTACCACCCAAACTGAGCAATCTCTGGCAAGATGTATCAACTTGTTAGATGTGCTTCCGTAGAGAAACTCCTCACGTTTTGAAATCCCGCGCCTCCCTGTAACTATAGCTGATGCCTGAGAAATCTTTTGCTCTTTCAGTATGCACTCAGCTACAGTTGGTTCGTCTCTTAACACTACTTTTATACTTATTTTGTTTTCACTTATGCCATTTTGAACTAACAACGTCTTATATCTTTCAACAATCTTTGAGCTGTCCTCAACTGCAGCCGCTATGAACTCCATACATTCTATATCGCAAACAAAATCATCGTCTTCAAATAAGTTGACCACGTGGAATAATAAGAAAGTAAAATCGGCGCTGTTTCTAAACATTTCACAAATGAAAGACACAGCCCTGCCAGAGCTTATGCTGTTGTCAACAGCAATTAAAACCCTCCTTTGCCTGGCCAAATGTAACAGAGCTTTATTGTCACCTATACATTCCATAGTCGGATATATTATATAATTTTTCAGGTACTTAGGTTATCATTAACTTCAAGTAAATCACTGAGAAATTCTCCGGCTGTTTCGTAAAACACCTCTGCTGCTTGTGAAAAGTGCAACAGTACATAGTTAAGGCGTTCTCCAATATATGGAAAAATTTTTTTAAGATTAGCAACCCTGTTTTGAATCACCACATTGAGATCATCATCAACCAGATTCTTAAGTGCTGGATGCTGCATCTTACTTAATTGCTGGAGAGTAACATCGCCTCCGCCTGTAATAAAAACTAAAATATTGCCTAAACCAAAGAGGTCAAATCCAAATCTGTTTTCACTGTTAATAAAGGTGTAATCAAAGTCAATCCATTTCGCAATACCTGTTTCACTGTCCATTATGACGTGGTCACGTCTTATATCACCATGTTTTTCACCACTATCGTGTAAAAACTCAATTGCTTTTACCAATTCTATAAACTCTTCAAAGACAGCTTTAAATTTTGTAAAATAGTACTCCTCATGGTTTTTACTTTGATTTAGCACGTAGTCAGTCAGGTTTATTCCTTTTATGTAATCTATCACTCTGATTGTGTTACCGGCTTTGTCATGTATTCCAAAACCGTGCATAAATCGTTCATGGTTATTTACTTTTTCTAAGACTCTGGCCTCCTTTTGAGGGCTCCTTATACATCTAAACAAAATACCACCTATATTAGCATTGTACTCCTCAGTAAAAACCATCTTTATGACCTTTGTTTTTCTATCAATAAGGTCTATTGCATTTCTTACCCAAAACTTAGGTTCATCATCAATGCCAAATCGTCCCTCACGCTGGTTTCCTCTTATTAAATATGGCCTCTCACCAAGAACCACTACATCATCGTATTGAACAGTAAAAAAATCTGATAAATCATCAATTATTTTAGGTGTTTTTACAGCGTCTGTTGCACCGGTATATGCACTTATCAGTTCCTTAATATTTTCCATATTTTACAGGAAATGCCCTTCTCCGGCTTAGTTTTCATAGCTGCGCACCCAACGCCCATATTTTGCAATATCAAACCGTGTGCGGAGTTTGCGCCAATTCACTGTGAACCGTGACAGTACTCAGTTCGTTTATCCTTGTTGTTAAAACCGGACATTTGGCATTTCTCACTACTTTCTCGGCTGTACTTCCAAAAATCAGCCTGTCAAAGCCTTTTCTGCCGTGTGTTCCCATTACGATTAGGTCTATACCGTTAGTGGCGGCATAATTTAAAATCTCATCCGCAGGATTACCCCTTGCTATATACCTATACACAGATTCCACGCCATTTAGTTGTTTTTCATAAACCTGCTCTAGTTCCTTTAGCGCATTTTCCTCAATGTCTTTATAGAACTCATCGTAAGACAACTGTGGCAGGTACCATCCGACAGCGTTAGCTACATCATAGACTACATGCAGAACGTAAATTGTGGCGCCATACCGTTTTGCCAGATCAGATGCATACTCTGCTGCCCCTGATGCACCCTCCATAAAATCCGTTGGTAATAATATTTTTCTTATCATCATCGTACACCTCCCTTTTTTCTTATGAGAGTTGTCAATCGATCGGCTTCTTTTACTATTATAACATTAATATCTGAAAATAGTTGTCTGCAATTAAATTTGTCTGTACTTTGGCATAACGTGTTAAAATATATTGAGGAGGTGGCAGCAATGCAAATATATGCGCGAAATATCACAAACTCTCTATATAAATCATTAACCAAAACTGAGGCAATAGAAAACGCACTTGAGAGCTACTTATGCCCTATGCAGATGTTTTTAGAATTAACAAGCAATGGCTGGAGTGTGGGAGCTTTTAAGATTCTAAAACATGACTTGAATGTTAAACGTATCTTTCTAACCAAACTAACAATAAAGTATTTAACTAATATCTACGAAACTCTTAACATTACACAAAACGTATCACTAACAAATGATTCATATAACACACTTGAGGCATCTGCCAATTCTGACAGCGATGATAAACACGCTGATAGCAGTGGAACAGGGAAAGAAATGACTTTTGGTGAAAACCTGCTCTCCATACCACTATTTACCGTAGGTGTCATGTATGCAGTAGTTTTAAACGCAAAAAGAGTGCTTAATGTAACGTTTAGAAAACCACCTGACGCTTAAATGTTTTACTTATACTTCTGTTTAATAGCAAGAATTGTCTGATCACGCAGTGTTTTAAGGTATCTGAGCGTGTTTTGGTCCACAACTAAATCACCGGCTATGGGTTTATCAATGTAGATAAGGCCAAGGGGCACCTTATTAACCTTTACCGGAAACAGCATAAATGTTTCAGAGTCCAGGAGATTTCTGTACCAGCCTGGTATCCTTTCTTTGACTCTGCGGTCGTTAACATCATTTATCAGGATGTCTGAGGTATTTAACAGTGATTCGCTAAAAACGTCTCTGTACATATCTCCAAAGAAGAATCTGAAGTTATTAATTATGACGGCAACGTTCTCTCCAAATCCAAACCGTCCCTCCATTACGTTTTCCTTCGGCGATTTTATTGATATTATGATTCTAAGCGGATTGAGCCCTCTGAACATGATTTCAAGAATCATTCTAAGCACATCGTTTAATGAATATTCCTCAAGCAGTGAAGAGGCAACCTCCTGGATTCCCCGTGAAAATATTAACTCTGGGGACTCTCCGCGGCCAAACACATTGGTATTGCATTCAAGCATCTGCACACCGTTTTTACTGGTATAGTCGATTTGTTTTGCAGAGGTCTCAGGTACATCTGGCGCCTCTTCAATAAGATTTTTGTTAGTAAGCAGATCCTTTAGTGATTTTGCCAACCCTATCTGACTGACGTTAACGTTGAAATCCTTTCCATAAGTATCCAGTTCGTTGTAGGACTTGTTGAGGATTTCCATAAGCTGTTCCTCGGTGATGGAAAAGCAGTTTTTGTATTTGCTCAGAAGTTTTGCGATTGCTTTTTTCCAGGCATCAGGACCTTTTGAGGCGTTACTTACGGCAAGACACAGCTCGCTTGAAAAATTCACGATAGTTCTTATTGAGTCCGTTTCGGTGTCAGGCTTAACCACAACCGGCTCATTGAGTCTCTGCATACAGTAAACTATCTGAGGTGAGAGATGCCAATCCTTACCGGTGAGCATCCCGATTTTTTCATAGGAAATTCCAAAAACATTCAGTGAGGCACTGCTTTCAGCAACCCCGCCTCTGTCAACCAGTTCAGCAACTTTAGCTGCATCATCCGGCATATAATATGTCGATAGTGTTTTACCTAAATCAAAAAACATGGAACACAAGAAGGATTCCTCCACGTCGCGGTTTCCTACGGCTTTAGAAACCTCTCTGGCAATTATAGAGCCAAGAAAGCTTCCCATCATAACGCTCCTCAGCTCCCTTGCAAGCGACTTGTTTTCAATATTTTCAAACAGCATTAGAGACAGTGCTGCATTCCTTATGTGATCAAGCCCTAAAATATACACAGCTCTTGAGATTGTGTTAATTTTTCCGCCGTACTGTGCACGTACATACTGTGCAGTGTTGACGATTCTCAGGATTTTGTTTGTCAGGGCAAAATCGTTAAGGATTGTATCTGTCAGTTCAGTTATTGTGGCGTCGCTTTTAGATGTGGCCTGTTTAGTGATTAGTTTTATGGTGTGAGCTGCGGCAGGAAACTCTTTTATATCCTCAAGTTTCTTTCTTAGTATTTCTATCGTGTCATCTCTTTTAGGCATCGTTATCCCTTCTTCATTTCAGATTTAGCCGAACTGTTCAGTTTACCATCAAGAGTTGAGACCTCTTTTTCCAAAACCTCTATAAGTATCTCAAGCTCTTTGTTGCCGGTTTGGAAATCAGTCACAATTGATTTAATTGCTTCAGACTTTTCAGCTTTAGCCTTATGGCGGTTAGTCAGGTGATTGTTTAATTCAGCCACCGTATGGAACCTCTTTATCATCTCCGATACGGTTTCTTTAAAATCGCAGATTAGAGAATTTTGGTTTTTAATCAGAGATGCTTGATATTTGACCACAGAGTTTTGGTCTTTGAGTGTAGTTGCCTGTTCAGTTACTTTATTAGCATCGGCAATTTTATTTTTTAGAAACGCAATCTGGCCGCTATATTTCATTTTAACGTCATCAAGAGCAAGTTCAGATTCAAGAACCTTTTTCCTCAGCATTTTTAACTCATTGCTAAAGCTCTCTTTCAGGGTTTCCATCTCCTTCAATAATTTTTTCTGTGAGACATCCCTTGTAACATACAAATAAACTGCAGCTGCTATGGACATTACTAAAACTCCGGCAAATATAATAAGAACAGTCAAATCTACCCTGACAACCATCTTTATAATTCTCCACACACTAAGTATAACACGTAAATGACTGTAAAGTATAAAATTTCGCCTGTATTGGATTGTGTGCCATTTTAGAGACGATGGCTAATGATACTATGCTCATCACAGATTTCAAACCGTATAAGGCTGTAAAACTTTCCCTGCGGTACCTCAATATGCTGGTCGTTTGCTATTTTCAGGGATACCCTTTGTGCATTACCATTTATCAGCCTGAAAAAATTGTTTGAAGATATAATTGTCTCAGTTTTATACCGTGAATAAGTATCGGTTCCCTCCCTGAATAGTATATGTTTGGCGCCTGCCCCTAAGAGGATGTTTCCGCCTGAGCCAAACAAGAAAACCTCCTGATCCTCCTTCAAGTCTCCGATGTTACCCAGTATTTCCTCCCAGCTCCACAACTTACCGTCAGGTCTCTGCACCTTACAATCCTTTATTACGGCGTAGCCGCCAACAACGTCAGGAAGCGCCTCTGTAATAAAATAACCGCAATCCAAATACATGGCCTCCATAACTTTATGAACATTGCCGGTAATAAATCCGCTGGGGTCTGAGATATGAAGCCACTTTTCCACTTTACCAATATCCCCTTTAAATCTGCCGTCTTTTACGTAAAGCATAGAGAGCTTGTCAATATTGCAGTGAACAATCCCACCAGAGACTATGTTTAAATTGGACAGGCTTTTAATGTTTCCGATAAGCAGGGTGTTATCAACCCAGAGAGAGCCGTCATTTAAAATCTTATTTCTGACTTTTTCCACCACAAGTACATGGTCTTTCAGTAAAACCACAGAGTTTTTCAATGAAATTCCGCCATAAACAGTAACTGTGCCATCGTTTACCTCAACCGGCATGTAAGTGCCAGAGTCGGAAATTACGGTTATTTTATCTTTTCTTATTTTTATCAGTTTAGGTGGAAATATTTTGCAAATTATCCTTATATCATCGAAGAGCTTCTTGATTTGAGGTTGCTTTCTCCAAAAAAACAATTTTTTTAGGAAAATCTTAAATACCTCCCACATATTAAAGTTCTCACACAGCCAACCCTCGTCGTACGTCTTACTCATTCCTCGGATGTCTCACCAATATCTTGTAATTCACACCGGATATTTGTAAGATCGGCTTCATTGATTCCAAGCTCTGTAAAGATCGGCTCCCATCCGGGATTGTTACTGATCATATCATCTTTGGACTCAGTCCCTGAACCGCTCTTTGTG is a window encoding:
- a CDS encoding universal stress protein, coding for MMIRKILLPTDFMEGASGAAEYASDLAKRYGATIYVLHVVYDVANAVGWYLPQLSYDEFYKDIEENALKELEQVYEKQLNGVESVYRYIARGNPADEILNYAATNGIDLIVMGTHGRKGFDRLIFGSTAEKVVRNAKCPVLTTRINELSTVTVHSELAQTPHTV
- the ribD gene encoding bifunctional diaminohydroxyphosphoribosylaminopyrimidine deaminase/5-amino-6-(5-phosphoribosylamino)uracil reductase RibD, which encodes MKRCLRLAARAVGKTSPNPMVGALLYKDGRVIAEAYHKKAGTPHAEPLAIDKAGEQARGSTLFVTLEPCCHTGKRTPPCTERIISAGIKDVCIAMLDPNPKVAGNGVRILNNHGIKTEVGIVKEQALALNEFYIKYITTGLPFVILKSAMTLDGKTATPDGVSKWISSEKSRYIVHRLRSSVDAVVTAIGTVKADNPRLTARIKGGKNPIRVVIDPQFETPPDFNVMATPPKTIFVTRTGGIPETRPQGDIDYLCYESSKVDMSWLMAELGRREITSVLIEGGSSLAGYAVSAGVVDKIMVFVAPKIVGGPGVYTPVGGKTFLPLDVAHQIYGIKSKKIGTDLLIEGYFNKKL
- a CDS encoding HDOD domain-containing protein, coding for MPKRDDTIEILRKKLEDIKEFPAAAHTIKLITKQATSKSDATITELTDTILNDFALTNKILRIVNTAQYVRAQYGGKINTISRAVYILGLDHIRNAALSLMLFENIENKSLARELRSVMMGSFLGSIIAREVSKAVGNRDVEESFLCSMFFDLGKTLSTYYMPDDAAKVAELVDRGGVAESSASLNVFGISYEKIGMLTGKDWHLSPQIVYCMQRLNEPVVVKPDTETDSIRTIVNFSSELCLAVSNASKGPDAWKKAIAKLLSKYKNCFSITEEQLMEILNKSYNELDTYGKDFNVNVSQIGLAKSLKDLLTNKNLIEEAPDVPETSAKQIDYTSKNGVQMLECNTNVFGRGESPELIFSRGIQEVASSLLEEYSLNDVLRMILEIMFRGLNPLRIIISIKSPKENVMEGRFGFGENVAVIINNFRFFFGDMYRDVFSESLLNTSDILINDVNDRRVKERIPGWYRNLLDSETFMLFPVKVNKVPLGLIYIDKPIAGDLVVDQNTLRYLKTLRDQTILAIKQKYK
- a CDS encoding universal stress protein, which gives rise to MECIGDNKALLHLARQRRVLIAVDNSISSGRAVSFICEMFRNSADFTFLLFHVVNLFEDDDFVCDIECMEFIAAAVEDSSKIVERYKTLLVQNGISENKISIKVVLRDEPTVAECILKEQKISQASAIVTGRRGISKREEFLYGSTSNKLIHLARDCSVWVVG
- a CDS encoding diguanylate cyclase, with translation MKKELFADSAIDPYLNRTRVLYVEDEDMIRESMIRILKRRIHTIFAGADGQEGLELFKKHNPDIVITDIRMPHMSGIEMAQGIREIDEDVPVILTTAYNDEDFFLKAIEIGVVKYIKKPINSSDLFSVLVKVAKSISQQKEIDAKNEFIKTILDNNPAFLLITDEADIFFMNKSFLYFLGYDTFDEFKSNGLNINRFLVVKDDAFYKNKSFTEWITEVIHGKEKQYILYLAGKEQLRSEAGAYLISATQIPEIQHTDRYLITFTDISGIESERRRFQDMACKDPLTSIFNRKKFEDEIEKEILRTERYKTNLTMMIFDIDHFKSINDTYGHQAGDAVLRELTEIVSAHVRKTDIFARYGGEEFVVITPETTLTGATELAEKLRELIQNNKFSHGGHVTCSFGVSEYMGSESSHTFIKKADYALYIAKNNGRNRVQFVEKEHSLVFNLPF